A genome region from Glycine max cultivar Williams 82 chromosome 5, Glycine_max_v4.0, whole genome shotgun sequence includes the following:
- the LOC100305607 gene encoding HMG-box domain-containing DNA-binding protein, with product MAKKAKGSHSASSASASSSSDKLVLRIKSNEGTKRSVRQTNSRKKLKAKQKKNKQKFDAMKPRKPPTAFFYFLEDFRKEFQEQNPDVKSMRDIGKACGEKWKTMTYEEKVQYYDIATKKREEFDSAMAEFNKKMENGEFDETDDESEFDE from the exons ATGGCGAAAAAGGCAAAAGGGTCTCACTCTGCTTCTTCTGCCTCTGCATCTTCTTCGTCCGA CAAACTAGTGCTGAGGATTAAATCAAATGAGGGGACCAAGAGATCAGTGCGGCAAACTAATTCAAGAAAGAAACTTAAAGCAAAGCAAAAGAAGaacaaacaaaagtttgatgCTATGAAACCCAGGAAACCTCCTACAGCTTTCTTCTACTTCTT gGAGGATTTTCGTAAAGAATTTCAAGAGCAGAATCCAGATGTAAAGTCAATGCGTGAT ATTGGCAAGGCATGTGGAGAGAAGTGGAAAACAATGACTTATGAG GAGAAGGTACAATACTATGATATAGCAACAAAAAAACGTGAAGAATTTGATAGCGCAATGGCAGAATTTAACAAGAAAATG GAAAATGGCGAGTTTGACGAAACTGATGATGAATCAGAGTTTGATGAGTAA